One Gloeobacter morelensis MG652769 DNA window includes the following coding sequences:
- the psaC gene encoding photosystem I iron-sulfur center protein PsaC, producing MSHSVKIYDTCIGCTQCVRACPLDVLEMVPWDGNKAGTIASSPRTEDCVGCKRCETACPTDFLSIRVYLGAETTRSMGLAY from the coding sequence ATGTCGCACTCGGTCAAAATCTACGACACTTGCATCGGCTGCACGCAGTGCGTCCGTGCTTGCCCACTCGACGTCCTGGAGATGGTTCCCTGGGACGGCAACAAGGCGGGTACGATTGCTTCCTCGCCGCGGACAGAAGATTGCGTGGGGTGCAAGCGGTGTGAAACCGCCTGTCCCACCGACTTTCTGAGCATCCGCGTCTACCTGGGGGCGGAGACCACCCGCAGCATGGGTCTGGCCTACTAA
- a CDS encoding BON domain-containing protein, giving the protein MALASVAGCAPGTESRESAERSLEYAERSVEAAGQAIREQTREATESVDRNIDQTGRNLQRTAGDTAIVTKVKGILAADPLVQSFAIDVQSNEGVVILRGEVKNDAQRRRALEDAQSVKGVVQVVDQLTLKS; this is encoded by the coding sequence GTGGCCCTGGCATCAGTGGCCGGTTGCGCCCCCGGTACCGAAAGCCGCGAATCGGCCGAGCGTTCGCTCGAATATGCCGAGCGCTCGGTCGAAGCTGCCGGTCAGGCTATCCGCGAGCAGACCCGGGAAGCCACCGAGAGCGTCGATCGCAACATCGACCAGACCGGCCGCAACCTGCAGCGCACTGCCGGCGACACGGCCATCGTCACCAAAGTCAAGGGCATCCTGGCTGCCGATCCATTAGTGCAGAGCTTTGCCATCGACGTGCAGAGCAACGAAGGTGTCGTTATCCTGCGCGGCGAGGTCAAAAACGACGCCCAACGGCGCCGGGCACTCGAGGATGCCCAGTCCGTCAAGGGTGTAGTGCAGGTGGTCGACCAGTTGACGCTCAAAAGTTAA
- a CDS encoding ComEA family DNA-binding protein — MHQTVVRRLLSLLAITALLIACAAETEAPKPTATASAPATESMAMGGGRKVNINTAILSELDKFEGLLAIPALSNRIQAARPYASPEELVSKNVLTQEQFDRIKDQVTVEEIVLTGRERDIDYLTKLGLMRGHLIVARELIERKQPEHALPHFGHPVEEIYLDIEEQLAERQVPEFKSALLKLQDLVKFKPDSPEIAPGLTAVFAAIDKAEQAIPAAERSQPATVLGVIDGLLEAASAEYSAAVNNGKIAARIEYEDSRGFVLYAGELYSTIAARLDQSDPKSAEAIVVGLRKLAGAWPSIEAPNPPTMSVEEVAASVKSVEQAAQKLAA; from the coding sequence ATGCACCAGACCGTTGTGCGCCGTTTATTATCACTCCTTGCCATCACAGCTTTGCTCATCGCCTGCGCCGCCGAGACCGAAGCGCCGAAGCCAACCGCCACCGCCTCCGCACCCGCCACTGAGTCGATGGCGATGGGCGGTGGCCGCAAAGTTAACATCAACACAGCGATTTTGTCAGAACTGGACAAATTCGAAGGGCTCCTGGCCATCCCGGCGCTGTCCAACCGCATCCAGGCGGCCCGGCCCTACGCCAGTCCCGAGGAGTTGGTGAGCAAGAACGTGCTCACCCAGGAGCAGTTCGATCGCATCAAAGACCAGGTGACCGTCGAAGAAATCGTCCTCACCGGCCGCGAGCGCGACATCGACTACCTCACCAAGCTCGGCCTGATGCGCGGCCACCTGATCGTTGCGCGCGAACTCATCGAGCGCAAACAGCCCGAGCACGCCCTGCCCCACTTCGGTCACCCGGTCGAAGAAATTTATCTCGACATCGAGGAGCAACTGGCCGAGCGGCAGGTGCCGGAATTCAAATCGGCATTGCTCAAGCTCCAGGATCTGGTCAAATTCAAACCCGATAGCCCCGAGATCGCTCCGGGGCTTACCGCCGTCTTCGCGGCCATCGACAAAGCCGAGCAGGCGATCCCGGCCGCAGAGCGTTCCCAACCGGCCACGGTACTCGGGGTGATCGACGGATTGCTTGAAGCGGCCTCGGCTGAATACTCCGCCGCCGTCAACAACGGCAAGATCGCCGCGCGCATTGAGTACGAAGATTCGCGCGGCTTTGTGCTCTACGCAGGCGAACTATACTCGACCATCGCCGCCCGGCTCGATCAATCCGACCCCAAATCCGCCGAAGCGATCGTCGTGGGCCTGCGCAAACTCGCCGGCGCCTGGCCCAGCATCGAGGCACCCAACCCCCCGACGATGAGCGTCGAGGAGGTAGCCGCCTCGGTCAAGTCCGTCGAACAAGCCGCCCAGAAACTCGCCGCCTAG
- the ntcA gene encoding global nitrogen regulator NtcA: protein MSWDDPFASLFRQAESGSQFPPVVEHYDRGKTIFFPGDPAVRVYFLKRGAVKLSRVYEHGEEITVALLRENSVFGVLSLITGHRSDRFYHAVAFTPVDLIAVGVEQMERIIQEDPDISRLLFQGLASRILQTEMMIETLAHRDMGSRLESFLLILCRDFGLPTKEGVTIDLRLSHQAIAEAIGSTRVTITRLLGDLRKKKLISISKKRITVHDPIKLGQRFA from the coding sequence GTGAGTTGGGACGATCCGTTCGCTTCATTGTTTCGTCAGGCGGAGAGCGGCAGCCAGTTTCCGCCGGTGGTCGAGCACTATGACCGGGGAAAGACGATCTTTTTTCCGGGCGATCCGGCGGTGCGCGTTTATTTTCTCAAGCGCGGCGCGGTCAAACTCTCGCGGGTCTACGAGCACGGCGAAGAAATTACCGTGGCCCTGTTGCGCGAAAACAGCGTCTTCGGAGTGCTCTCGCTCATCACCGGCCACCGCTCCGACCGCTTCTACCACGCAGTCGCCTTCACGCCGGTCGATCTGATTGCAGTGGGTGTCGAGCAGATGGAGCGCATCATTCAAGAAGACCCCGACATCTCGCGGCTGTTGTTCCAGGGGCTCGCCTCGCGCATTCTGCAGACCGAGATGATGATCGAAACGCTCGCCCACCGCGACATGGGTTCGCGACTGGAGAGCTTTTTGCTGATTCTCTGCCGCGATTTTGGCTTACCCACCAAAGAAGGGGTGACCATCGACCTCAGGCTCTCGCACCAGGCGATTGCCGAGGCGATCGGCTCAACGCGCGTCACAATTACCCGGCTTTTGGGCGATCTGCGCAAGAAGAAGCTCATCTCGATCAGCAAAAAGCGGATCACCGTCCACGACCCGATCAAACTTGGCCAGCGCTTTGCCTAG
- a CDS encoding FTR1 family iron permease, translating to MDFAAALPTFAITLREGVEAALVVGIVLACLKKAGRTHLNRWVWGGVAGGLAASTAVGLLFGWLLGNLSTTNQKYAPAVEPLLEGLFGLLAIAMLSWMLIWMTRQARTLKGQVEASVGEALTRERAAGWAIAGLILFTVLREGFETVLFVTSYFRQGFVPAFGAVAGILVAVAIAVLLFRWGVRIDLRRFFQTMGLLLLLIVSGLVVTSLGHFDAALRALAQIDRASESLCFLSERFTRNASCVLGPQVWDGTRILPQNQPAGMLLGALFGYAERLYLVQTLFYALFLVGVGSVYWQSVTGRPLLPLKSRGGATRTPTA from the coding sequence ATGGATTTTGCCGCTGCCCTGCCCACCTTTGCCATCACCTTGCGCGAGGGCGTCGAGGCCGCCCTGGTGGTCGGGATCGTGCTGGCCTGCCTCAAAAAAGCCGGGCGCACCCACCTCAACCGCTGGGTGTGGGGTGGAGTGGCGGGCGGCCTTGCCGCAAGCACCGCGGTGGGCCTGCTGTTTGGCTGGCTTCTGGGCAATCTGAGTACCACCAACCAGAAGTACGCTCCGGCCGTCGAGCCGCTGCTGGAAGGCCTCTTCGGGCTGCTCGCCATCGCGATGCTCAGCTGGATGCTCATCTGGATGACCCGCCAGGCGCGCACCCTCAAAGGCCAGGTGGAAGCCTCGGTGGGCGAGGCCCTCACCCGGGAGCGCGCCGCCGGTTGGGCAATTGCCGGGTTGATTCTCTTTACGGTGCTGCGCGAAGGCTTCGAGACGGTGCTGTTTGTCACCTCGTATTTTCGCCAGGGGTTCGTACCGGCTTTTGGGGCGGTAGCGGGCATCCTGGTCGCCGTCGCCATCGCCGTATTGCTCTTTAGGTGGGGTGTGCGTATCGACCTGCGCCGCTTCTTTCAGACGATGGGACTGCTGCTGCTGCTGATTGTCTCGGGGCTGGTGGTCACTTCACTCGGTCACTTCGACGCCGCCTTGCGCGCCCTCGCCCAGATCGACCGCGCCTCCGAGTCGCTGTGTTTTTTGAGCGAACGGTTTACCCGCAACGCTTCGTGTGTCCTGGGGCCGCAGGTCTGGGACGGCACACGGATACTTCCGCAGAACCAGCCTGCGGGCATGCTCCTCGGTGCATTGTTTGGCTACGCCGAGCGGCTCTATCTGGTGCAGACACTCTTTTACGCCCTGTTTCTGGTCGGGGTGGGCAGTGTCTACTGGCAAAGCGTCACCGGCCGGCCGCTGCTACCGCTCAAAAGTCGCGGTGGCGCTACGCGCACGCCCACGGCCTGA
- the gatC gene encoding Asp-tRNA(Asn)/Glu-tRNA(Gln) amidotransferase subunit GatC yields the protein MIDREQVKKVAFLARLEITEQEQEMFTRQLGSILDYIAELQQVDTEGVLPTTRAIEVNNVVRPDELVVCENREGILENAPDRAEDFFKVPRIMED from the coding sequence ATGATCGACCGCGAACAGGTGAAAAAAGTCGCCTTTCTGGCCCGCCTTGAGATCACCGAACAGGAGCAGGAAATGTTTACCCGGCAGTTGGGATCAATCCTCGATTACATCGCCGAATTGCAGCAGGTGGACACCGAGGGGGTGCTCCCCACCACCCGCGCCATCGAGGTGAACAACGTCGTGCGGCCGGACGAGTTGGTGGTGTGCGAGAACCGCGAGGGCATCCTCGAAAATGCTCCGGATCGGGCCGAGGACTTCTTCAAGGTGCCCCGGATCATGGAAGATTGA